The Treponema sp. OMZ 790 genome includes the window ACGTCTTGCGAGGGCTGCGTCCTTTGTAAAATGCTTATTGTATTCCTCAAAGGTTGTAGCTCCTATGCATCGCACCTTTCCGTTTGTTAAAATCGGTTTTAAAAGATCGGGAGCATCAATACCTCCGCCTCCCGAATTGGCATCTACTATCGTGTGGATTTCGTCTATAAAAAGAATTGCGTTTTTTTCTTTTGAAACTTCGGAAACTATCTTCTTTAATCTTTCTTCAAAGTCTCCTCTAAATTTTGCTCCGGCCATTAGATCCGAAAGGCTTAAGCTGTAGATATTTGCATCTTTTAAAAAACTGGGAACCTGATTTGCGGTTATTTTTTGCGCCAAGCCTTCAGTTATCGCAGTTTTTCCGACGCCGGCACCGCCTACATGGAGGGGATTGTTTTTTTGCTTGCGGCATAAAATTTGAACAGTTCTTTCTATTTCTTCTTCTCTTCCGATGATGGGAGAAAGTTCTCCCTTTAAAGCTTTTTGAGTTAAATTTACCGTAAATTTTTCAAGACAGGTTTTTTGCGGTTTATTTTTTTCGTTTTGTTTTGTGTTTGAAGTGTCTGAAGTTCGGCATTGATTTTCTGCCTCATCTTCAAAGATAAATAATTCGGCCTGTTTTTCTTTTTCGATATTTTCGTAGGCGCTTTTGTGTCTTCCGTCATCATAAAAGTCGGGGCTGCTTACCAACTGCAAAAGTCTCAAACGGTTTATTCCGCTTTGTTTCATAAAAAATGAACAATGGTTTCTTTCTTCATCCATGAGGCTGACTATTATGTCGTTAATGCCGATAACCGATTTTTCGGCAGAATTGCAGTTTAAAATAGCCCTTTCAAAAACATTTTGCAGGCCGACAGATTGAAGCGGTTCTTCTTGTCCGTCTTGAGCTCTTAAAGGAATTTTATTTTCGAGATAGGTATTTAAATTGTCATGAATGTAGCCAAGATCAGAACCCGACAGGGTAAAAAGCTCCAAAGCCTTGGGATTGAACATAATAGCCCAAAGGAGGTGTTCCGGAGTAACAAATTCATGGTTTCGTTTTTTTGCGTCCTCTACAGCATCTTGAAAAATGCGCCTGACAGTTATGGTTACCGTAAAATTCATACCTTTTCAACCTTGCATTGCAGCGGAAAATTATTATTCTTTGCTGCGGTTAATACTTGAAAGCATTTTGTTGCGGCTATGTCATAAACATAAATTCCGACAGATGCTTGTCCCGTTTTATGAACCTTAAACATCAAAGATTCCGCCTCTTCGGGTGATTTATTGAATATAGAAATAAGGATGGCAACAACAAAATCCATCGGAGTAAAATCATCGTTAAGGAGAATAACTCTATAATTTTCAGGTTCTATAAATTTTTCAGAAATAATAGTCCCTCTTTGGGGCTGTTTTTTTACTTCCATACATATAAGTTACTGTAAAAAATCATATTTTACAAGCAATTTTTTATTTTTTTGATAATATTCTCCTAAAAATAATGAATTTGATAAAAACACCTGTATATTTGCAAAAACTATCGACAAAAACTAAAAAAAATATTGATATTTTACCATAATGTGTTATACTATAAGGCAATGACTTGTGAGAATTCCGAAATAAAAAAAATGAAGCCTCTCAGCATCCGTAAAAAAAATGCGGTAATGGAGAGGGTTTTTGAACTTATATATTCTAGATCATCATTTTTGCTTTTAGGGCATGTGCATGCTGACGAAGATTGTATATCCTCAGTTGTAGCATTCGGCTTATTGTTGCGCAAATTCGGAAAAAACGTGAATATTTTTTTGGAAGACAATGTGCCTGATAACCTTGCTTTTTTTGCCGACATTTGCAGCTATAACTCCATTTGTTTGTCCGTAAAAGACTTAGATATTCCCTCAGATCCTGATGTCATAGTCATCTTGGATACTCCCAAACCGGATATGATAGCTTTAAACGATGAAATTAAAGTTTTCATAAACGATAAAAAAATCCCGAAAGTAGAGATAGACCATCATTTTGCTGCCGATGCAGATTATTCCGGCGATGAAGATTACAGGCTTACAATGAGAGCTTCAAGTACATGCGAAATAATAGGTCAAATGTGTTTAAAGTTTGAAAAACGCCCCGAAATTCTAAAAGAATACGGTATACAAGACCTTTACTCCCGAAACATAGTTCTTGCCATGCTTACAGGCATGATAGGCGATGCTAAAATGGGAAATTAT containing:
- a CDS encoding ATP-dependent Clp protease adaptor ClpS, giving the protein MEVKKQPQRGTIISEKFIEPENYRVILLNDDFTPMDFVVAILISIFNKSPEEAESLMFKVHKTGQASVGIYVYDIAATKCFQVLTAAKNNNFPLQCKVEKV
- a CDS encoding bifunctional oligoribonuclease/PAP phosphatase NrnA — its product is MTCENSEIKKMKPLSIRKKNAVMERVFELIYSRSSFLLLGHVHADEDCISSVVAFGLLLRKFGKNVNIFLEDNVPDNLAFFADICSYNSICLSVKDLDIPSDPDVIVILDTPKPDMIALNDEIKVFINDKKIPKVEIDHHFAADADYSGDEDYRLTMRASSTCEIIGQMCLKFEKRPEILKEYGIQDLYSRNIVLAMLTGMIGDAKMGNYLFTRRDRAFYDYFLRKFNTILSGEFNKGSGNISSVKEILDLIETLSDEDERLYNEVMKNVFYDGRIGTIILDEKQSEVLSSGIDYNQFLGVIKRATDNIAENAHGVGISAYFDPVEISDKIQLRIRASGDVQGIDVRPILSEFSIADGGGHPGAIGFRFNRSEIKDLPAYVYRISERVKTLIPQ